One window of the Trypanosoma brucei gambiense DAL972 chromosome 3, complete sequence genome contains the following:
- a CDS encoding dihydrolipoamide dehydrogenase, putative translates to MFAKTRLSWAKNVDVCVIGGGPAGVAAALRAVDYRKRACIIESSRIGGADLWNGALQSKTLWEMAKFVRLMNGQTANRFMKCRQALPCIDFSNIKKSIDCAAEFRHSQILHQLEKVSVDVICGHGSFTSPHSVDVKLLGGGIEEVRADYFVIACGAQPRKHASVIADGEVVFTSDDIMTQPFPKSIVIIGAGVIGCEFASIFANFGLTEVNVIEKSNRILPMEDDDVALFVQKLLEAKMVNFHHHSALQSNKVEGGQFRYTLRDLRDNRLTDHVVDKALVSIGRDPNVGSIGLDKIGVELKQGRIQRDQFYCVVPHKHIYACGDVGSRVALVNVGELEARSCIEHMYRPYPEGELIQRLDNLSTIMFLDQEVAAVGRNEQQCRKEHIAYKVARYGYEFVGRALAMGNTSGFVKLIVTNDHKMQVLGVRAVGPHASSIIELASLAIHNRESIYNLSQLHTAYPAITQGFQECVNMLLGTSTLKPNVFPELIVNEWSPPNLDRGRAY, encoded by the coding sequence ATGTTTGCTAAAACCCGGCTCAGCTGGGCGAAAAATGTGGATGTTTGTGTCATAGGGGGAGGACCTGCAGGAGTGGCCGCCGCGTTGCGGGCTGTGGATTATAGAAAAAGGGCTTGCATAATCGAGTCATCACGGATTGGAGGTGCTGACCTTTGGAACGGTGCGCTACAGTCGAAGACGTTATGGGAAATGGCAAAATTCGTCCGTCTTATGAACGGCCAAACAGCCAATCGTTTTATGAAGTGCCGTCAAGCTCTCCCATGTATTGATTTTTCGAATATTAAGAAATCAATAGATTGCGCAGCAGAGTTCCGTCACAGCCAGATTCTTCATCAGCTTGAGAAGGTTAGCGTTGACGTTATATGTGGTCATGGGTCATTTACGTCACCTCACAGTGTCGATGTTAAACTGTTGGGTGGAGGCATTGAGGAGGTACGGGCCGACTACTTTGTCATTGCGTGCGGCGCTCAACCTCGTAAACATGCTTCCGTAATTGCCGACGGTGAGGTTGTCTTCACTTCCGATGATATAATGACTCAACCATTTCCGAAAAGCATTGTCATTATCGGCGCTGGCGTTATAGGATGTGAGTTTGCATCAATATTTGCGAACTTTGGACTTACCGAAGTAAATGTTATTGAAAAGTCTAATCGAATATTGCCaatggaagatgatgatgttgcTCTCTTCGTTCAGAAGCTCCTGGAGGCAAAGATGGTCAATTTTCACCACCATTCTGCTTTGCAAAGCAACAAGGTGGAGGGCGGCCAATTCCGTTACACGCTGCGTGATTTGAGAGACAACAGGCTAACAGACCACGTGGTCGACAAGGCGTTGGTTTCAATAGGAAGGGATCCAAATGTGGGTAGCATTGGACTCGACAAAATCGGTGTTGAGTTGAAGCAGGGTCGAATCCAGCGTGACCAGTTTTATTGCGTTGTTCCACACAAGCATATTTATGCGTGTGGTGATGTCGGCTCAAGGGTGGCGCTTGTTAACGTTGGGGAGTTGGAAGCGCGTTCCTGTATTGAGCATATGTATCGTCCATATCCGGAGGGAGAACTTATTCAACGCCTGGACAATCTGTCAACGATTATGTTTCTTGATCAGGAGGTGGCCGCTGTAGGTCGCAATGAGCAACAATGCAGGAAGGAACACATAGCATACAAGGTGGCCAGGTACGGTTATGAATTTGTGGGTCGGGCCCTCGCAATGGGCAATACGAGCGGTTTTGTGAAGCTTATCGTTACAAATGATCACAAAATGCAGGTTCTTGGTGTGCGAGCTGTTGGACCGCATGCAAGTAGCATTATTGAGTTGGCTTCATTGGCAATTCATAATCGCGAATCGATTTATAACCTGAGTCAGCTCCATACAGCTTACCCTGCAATAACCCAAGGGTTCCAAGAGTGTGTCAATATGCTTCTTGGTACTTCAACTTTGAAACCTAATGTTTTCCCCGAACTTATCGTTAATGAGTGGTCGCCTCCAAATCTTGACCGAGGCAGAGCATATTAG